The Scatophagus argus isolate fScaArg1 chromosome 12, fScaArg1.pri, whole genome shotgun sequence genome includes the window acatatatttatatatatatatatatatatatatacatgaacattgttggaaacatttgatGATGTACACAACTCGGCAACTGGTTGTTTTGAGACGTTTTAATGCAGAAATTGCACATATTAGacagagtgtgttttttaaacattttgtctcaAGATGTCAGCATCTATCGTTCATTCTCACCGCTGCTTTTCCAGCTAAAATGTGAAACCCTGAGAGGTAAAGTCGGCCTCTCATCTGAGCTGCCTGAAGATCCGAGtctaaagaaaaacatgcaaaatgtaaatcacGTCGACTTTTGTTGAAAGTTTGCGTGCGGGCTGCCGGCTGTGGAGATGAGACTGCAGTTATGAACTGAGCTCAGTGTTCAACAAAGTGGCACAATTTAATTTGTGTGGCCGGAACTGCACGGCTGCGATAGACTCAGTAATGAAACCTCTCAGCTTTAACTTCTGTCTACTTTATATTCACAAAGAGAAACGAGCGAGGCAGCCATTGTGGAGACATGCAAATACCCTGATCTTTTTAATACGGGCTTCACCCAATTGGACGCTGACTTTGACAAGCAGAACAAATGCCCCGCGAGCACAAACATGCGCAGGTCAGGAGCGGCGCTGATGGCCGCGGCACAATCCAACTTCCTTTATCCTCTTTTCAACGCCGGCGGTCACATTCTGCCTGTTCGCTTACTGTTAAATTAGTCATCTGAGATTAGAGGCGGCTTAAAGAAGGAaagcccccccacacacacacacaccacaaaaagTTGATAAAGCTCTGAAACTTTATTTGTGCTGAACGTACGCAAAAACAAAGTGCTGGGAAGTCTGTTTTCACCACTTCGAATAAATCCACGCGTTTTGTTTGTGGTTATTCACTCAAAATGATTTGGGCTTTGTAATGCTGGTGGAGCTGGGGAAGCAGGGGCGGTACAGAGGTGGTTTCCAGGGTCCTGGTACCCCGCTGGGACTCACGCTCAGGCCTCCTGACGTCGCCACACTGCTGACGGATATGGAACACACGTGGCTCCATATAAAGCAAAGTCAAATCTGACAACAACCGCAATAACCCCGACGGTGTACAGCTGTTGGACAGGCAGGGATGGCTTAAAGCTAACACTACAGCTAACGTTTCATTAATGCAAAAAGCTGGTCACTCGTCCAGCCAATGCCCTGTTACGTTATCAAATGAACTTTCTGTCAGTCCTCCTGTCTGCCCTCGTTTTGGAGGATAAGCACTGGAGGATTCGGAGAAACTGAACTTTGGAGCGTTTCCTCTTTACCCAAGCCAAGCATCACTTTCCATATGATCATCATATGTTTGTTGTCCTGTGAGAACCACACGACAAAATCTTTTCATGAGGTCAGAAAACAGCCCCACTTTCCAGCCAATCCAAGAGGCTTTGTGAAGTGTTTATTTAGATGTCAACATCATCCGGATCATCAAGCCACATCTGCTTAAAAGCATTAACTTAAATTAAGATTAGCATGGCCCTGCGCAAGGATGACACGCAAATTCGTGAAGCGttcctcatttttcttcttctaaaaaaaaaaaaaaaaaaaaaaaaaaaaaaaaaaaaaaaaaaaaaaaaaaaaaaaaaaaaggggggcagccgtggcctagaggttggagaagcggcttgtgatcggagggtcaccggttcgattcccccactggacgggcaggaaaaatttgggtgtggtggagtgattaatgcgaaaaatactcccccccctccattagccggctgatgtgcccttgagcaaggcacttaacccccccaatatgctccccgggcgcctgatgctgcccactgctcctgtgtgtgtttcactgcatgtactttgctgggtgttgcatgtgtgtgttcaactaaggatgggtcaaatgcagaagacgaattcagtgtgtgtatgtaaaaatatatatactgccaataaagttgattcttcttcttcttcttcttcttcttcttcttcttcttaacatacaggaataaataaagtcaATGAGAACTATAGACAACATTTCTCAAAGAGGTCATCCGATTCATCTCCTTCCTCCGATATTTGctccaccctccacctcctcactttgctgctcctcctgctgatCACAGCTGCTGGCATctgaagaaaggaaaagatggCACCTTTACATCTGAATCCGTCTACAAGGTAAGAACGACACTCAAGTAAAGAATTAGTAGTAGGCTGGACAGCTAATTCACTGAGTCAAACAAAAGCAGTTcttatattaaaaataacacCTTTTAAAGGTACtggtgtgtgcatatgtttcTTCTCTAACTGATTCAGTTTTTCCTTCCATTTGTCACCCATCTGCACTGTGTTTGAGAGGCTGTGTGCCCTGCAGTGGATCTGTGGAGGTCAAACAGTCTGTTACTGTGGTGTGAAATGTGACTGAGTCCACTGAGGGAGGAGTCTGTGTCGATCTGGAGCCACAGGTGTTCACAGTCCTCCTCAGGTTCGCATGGCCCCTGCAGTACGTCACCAGTGTCATGGCGGGAGGTCAGTCATCTGGCCTGAAGCAGCTCCAGCACCCTCCTCACAGCGTGTCAACCTGCTTCGCTTCCGGCGTCTGAAGCATACGTCCAAGAAGGCTTCAAACGACCTCTGCGTAAAGTAAGGgttgtgctgtaaaaatgaatgtCTTTTAAGAGCTGTTAAAATGGATACAAATAAAGCTAAACTCACTCAATAAGACTCAACTGCAGCAGAGCGTGGATACACGCTGTGTGATGGAGACTTACCTTACGCCACACGCCTCCAGCTCATGTGATGCTCCTGCCTGCCAGCTgtgcagtgaagaagaagaatcagctttattgacagtatatatatttttacatacacacactgaattcttctgtatttgacccatccttagctgaacacacacatgcaacacccggcaaactacatgcagtgaaacacacacaggagcagtgggcagcatcaagcgcccggggagcatattggggggttaagtgccttgctcaagggcacatcagccagctagTGGAGGGGGAGAgcaattttttcacattaatcactccaccacacccaaatttttcctgcccgtccggtgggggaatcgaaccagtgaccctctgatcacaagccgcttctccaacctctaggcctcGGACACACCTAACTGAGAGTAAATGTACACTGCTGCACGCACTGACAACCTTATATTAACTTTAGTGTTGTCACACAAACTCTCATCCCGAGAAGTCACCTGTTGACAGACGGACTCCCGCCCTCCTGCACGTCCTCAGCCTGAGCACCGCTAGCCAGCGACTAGCTTGCTAGCTATCATCCGTAACGTGTCAGTGAGCAAAGTAACAGACTTACAATGACGGACCAAGCGCCACTGACGGACGTCTCATCCACTGTATCCGTCTCCACGGTACCAGTCCCTCTGGCCCGGGTTCGCACGCACGGAGCTCCGCACGCCATAAACACTGCGGTGCCGTTCAGTTCGGTTGTCCCGCCTTGATGACGTGTTCCTTCGTCCCACACTGATTACGTATGAAAACGGGAGCGCGATAGACAGAAGCGGATAGCAGACTGTGTTTGGTTAATTTGGGGTAGTTGGTGCTGTAGTGTAGCGTTTAACACACCTGTTGTGCAGGTCACGTGATCTGAACTGCTCCCAGCCTATGAAAACCCTGCATTTCAGCTTTGCTTGTCTCCTGTGCGCACAACAATCCATGCAGCGATGGCCTCGCACTTCTCACTAAgtaacattatttttacatttcatttcactgatttttcaaacagtttttgagataaattattttttagaactttttatttattgataacactggaaaacaaactgaacaggcTTTTATCATGAACAAGTTGAGATCCTGATCATAAACATCCTGTAAATGTCGAGGGGACGTCCCGTTTGCTAGGACATTCCTATAATTCCGAAACCTCATCTGAACCAAGTAATCTCATTTGAGAGATTCAAATCCCTCCTGTAGCTAAATATCATCCATATATTCAGACTGACATACCTGTGTATTACTTGCGTATGGTCTTTGTATGTTTATACTGTACAATACAATGACAAACaatttactttgtattttgtgCAGGCTAAGACCCTCTCACTTCCATTTCACCATGAGGTCAATCTTTGGCCTGAGGAGAAAGGACAAGCTGACAACAGAGCACGTACATCATGACGGTGTCACTGACTGGACATATTCTTACTATATTCTGTACGCAACTGATTTTCTTGGCTCGTGCTTGGATCACAGTCTTTATTTTTGAGTGACCGCATTAGAGGAATACACACTACAGAGCAGGGAAACTGGCATCATGGCTGGGCGCTTTGCAGTCCACACAAATTTTAGATTTTCATTGAGACTCACTCATAAACATGGCTGTGGTCCCGACGTCCAGCCTCGTAAATGACATAACGTGAGTGAGTGAGCTGTAGTGTCCACCTGCACGAAACTCGACAGGTGTGCTAGTGATGCGGTTTCTTCATACCAATGGTTTTAAAGATCACAATTATGATAAATATCCACTTCCAAGACTTATTAGAATTTAAGTTAAGAAAGCCAGGTCTGTTTGGACACAAACTGTCTTGGGATCAGTTACCCCATGTTTTGGCGGTTTCCATAACCTCTGCGATGACTGTCTTTCCAGTCATCCCAGTTTCTGGCTTTCAGGAGAGACTCCTCATCATCgttttcagcttttttctctttttcttcttcttccctctcctttGCATCAgtgtcctcctccacagcaATCCTTCTGGGGATCCCCTGGTCAGGCAGGCCTCCGCGTTTCCTGTGTTGTTCATACCAGTCATCTACTGTCATGGTGGGAAGGCTGGGATAACCATGCCCGAACACCCGAGCCTgcagacaaagcaaacacattcatcACACACTGTTGCAAAGCATGTCGAGGACACTCGCAGCACTAATAGTACAGGCTGACCTTGATTGGTAGCACGTGCTTTAACGAGCCCAACATCTGTTTACAGCCTCACCTGCTTCACCTTCACCGGGTTTCGGCTTTGCTGTCTGAGGGGCTATTATCTTTAAAAAGCTGGTACTGTGGGAAAACTAACTGCCTGTGAAAACTAAGAAAATCAGATCTACAATATTGAAGCAGGAGgctattttatttcatgaggGTCATATTTAGgccagagtttgcatgttctccctgtgcctgtgagggttttctccgggttctccggcttcctcccacaatcccaaaaacatgcacatcaggttaactggctgctctacattgtcccAAGGTGGGAgcgtatgcatgtgtgtgattgtctgtctttgtgtgtcggcactgataggctccagctctccctcgaccctgacggataagttGGATGGAGGGTACATATTTACACTCaaagaaaatactgacattCTCAGTCTCTCCGACACACACCCACATTCCTAAACAGAAACTCATCTTCTCCGACGAGGCCATGTGCCAAAGTAGTTGTATCCTTTGACTGACAGACAAGATAATCATTGTCTTCCAAATGACTTCAGACCAAGTTTGGCATTTCTATACAGCTAATTCTTGTTAAATTTTGacctacacatacacagatactgATATTAACAATGAGCTGATAATGGTCTGGCTCTAATCTATACACCCCTGCAATCACCAACGGCTCTTGTTGAATGAATCACTGCATGTGGCTGCTTCAGTGCCCACAGGCCCTACGCTGACTCAAACAAGCAGTTTTACCTGTACAGCATCCTTGGTGAGAATGAAGGGTTTCATAGGAGGCCTGGCTGGCTGAGCAGGCGGCTTGGCGGGACCCTGCTTCAGGCCACCCATCTTCTTGAggatctcctcctcctggttGATGCTCTCTATTTCCTCCAGACACACAGTGATCCATCTCTTGACGTTCAGAAGGTAAAAATCTCTGCTGACCTCATCGTCAGCTTGTCCGCTATCCACAGCTCTGCGAACATCCGACAGTCTGGTTtccagctgcttcctctgtcGGTACCGCTCAATCTTAGCTTGTCTCTGTGCCGCCATGAAGACCAGGTCTGATGAGTGGGGGACAGACTGGAACAACAAGCACGTAGCACACTTTAGATTATCTGCTGATTCAGCACTTGTCTGTGTGGTGTAGACAGTTAAGCTAAGCTGTTTATATTAAAAGGACCACCTGGTTCATGTCTATCACAACAGAAGTGTCTTAATTTGAAGGCAGTGGTCGGCCATAGCAGTTCAGCAAAGTCAGCTCTTATcatcaaaatataaaaccagAACTATCACCCAGCGACAGCATGCATCCACACAACAGTCGAGCTGCAGTTTAAGTGCATGCTTGTCCAGACTGACATGCAGTGAATGATAAGGAGCTTTGTCACCTGAAGCTGAATATTagcaaaaccaatgagctgTTGGTGAACTACACTACTTCAAATGAATGTTGCTAGAAAGAAGCTACTAATACAAAACCcagatgcttcacacacatcttcacgcccaagattagtgtcaccagttcagtctCTTACCAAAtttgaaatatggtcacaatctccccCTCggttcctgagttatggtgttgaataatggacagaaaacactgtgatttCATAGCGaagttgacctctgaccttttggatataaaatgtcatcactttatCATCTTATCCTATTAacatttgtgtgacattttgtcataattagcgTATGAAATTTTGAGTTGTGGCAAAAATATGTTCTGTGACAATAGTGACCTTTAAccatgaaaatgtaattaattcaTCCTCGAGTCCAAATGGACGTTTGTGCCTAATTCAAGGAAATCTGTGCAAAGTGTTTCTAAGACTGTTTTCACAAGAATGGGACGGACGGAGGGACAATCCAACAACATAATGCCTCTGGACACGGTTTCTGCCGGTGTGGACGCATTCAAAGATGATCTCAAGAcagatttaaacattttcagggCTCTCGCTTTAGTGCATCGCTGATGAAGCTCCCTTGTCCTCTCAGTCACAGTCAACTCCATGTCAGTCACACAGCTGCTATCCGCTACTCATACGTCCCAGTCTACACTCAGCTGCCACCTCAACAGCCCCAACGCTGCCTCTGTGGAGGCTGGTTTTATTTACACCCATTCAAAGAGAGCTGCTGAGAAATCGGTTTTGCATTGTTCAGTATTCAATCCACACCATCAGATTTACGCTGCATGTTGTTTTGATATTGAATGtcctaaaaacattttataaccTGACTGTAAACACGCATTGCTTGCTTGTAACAAAGTCAAGtctcataaaaacaaaagtcgATTTCTCTTGGAGTGCAGTCAGCTTCATCATGTCATCAGGGCCTGGCGCTGACCAGCTTTTCCTGCCTGTGATGGCTACTGGATCCTGTTCTGTTAGACTGCTGTGATCTGCTCTTAGATCCACTGAGCACTGATGTTACATGATGTCTCCTTCTCCCACATGTTTGTCCAGTGGTGTCCAGTGGATCTGTTCCCATCGCTCTCTAGTTGTGATATCACTGCTGGAACACTGAGCCAGAAGTTGGGTGTCAGCATCGATGGTGGTCTTCAAAGTACCCATGCATCCCACAAACTGGCTCCAGCAGCTCATCGCAACATCCTGCCTTTGAAaagttttgagttttgattgCAAAACGCATGAAAATCCAAATTAATGtcttagtttgttttttgttgttgttttttttggtaaataCCCTCATCTCAAATCACCAGGAGGAGTAGAGTAATGAGGGGGGTCACAGTGCACATCAGAAATCGACCTTTGTTTTCACGAGACTTTCATTTCTCACAAGCACGCgacacatttacatatttacagcCAGGTTATAAGAAAATATGTCCGAGATTATCAGTTTCACAACAGCATTCAGCTTCATGCAAACGCTCAAAGCTCCATCCTTTCCCAAACGTCTGAAGCCTTCGGCCGTCATCTACCGTTCGCGTCACTGTTTATTAGACCACTTACCGTCAGTGCGGAGAATCCATCTTCTGATGCCTCCTCGGGACTTGTGTTTTCACTGGTCAACTTCGGTAGTTCAAACGGCAGTACGTTGTACTCTTTACATCTCCTCAAGAAATCCATGAAGTAAGCCCGGGCCGCCTGCACGGTCTCCAGCCGTTTGTCCTGTCTGGTCTGCTTCATGGTGAGAGCTCCGAGCAGGGCGGGCAGCAGCAGGTACTTCAGGTCCGCCGTTGCTATCTCATCGAGCTCCTCGTTGCGGCTGAACAGGTCGAGCTGAGCCACCATCCTGGACGCTTCTTCCAACATGTTCAGGCCGCGTTTCACTTTGATCTGGACACTTTCAGAGCCGAGCGGTTCGTTTGTGCTGTCAGCCTCCTCGAATATCTTCCATCCACGATCTAACAAGTCGGATAATTTTAGAGGTCCTGCGCCAGAATGCGAAGGCTGCCTAACATCGTCTTCTGTTTCCCGATCCGCCATCTTGTCATACTTTCTAGCAtccgtcttcttcttcttcttctgttctcctTATTCAGGCGTGATTTAGTGGACTGCTGCCTCCCACTGTTGTAGTTAAGTCACTGCTACTTTGGCCCTCTGACACGTTTATCCCTTTTATTAGATTTATCCGTGTGACAGCCGGGTTTAACGGGTGGCTGGATGTTGTATAGATTCCTCACGCTGCTGTCTGCCTCTTGCTGCCGTTGATGAGTCGGTTTTTCACGGATTATGCAGCTGCACTCCATCCTGACAAATGACTCGTACACATTTACACCATGTGTGCCAAAACGCGCCCTAACCACCTGCCACCACCCATAAAAATCACACTACATCCTTTCCTCTCTAGTTTGAAATCCATCTTCAGGATCTCCCCAACTGCATGAGGCTCAGCTCTGCACCGCCTCTCCCCTCAAACGCCACCGAGGCAGATACTGAATCAGTGCACAGGACAACTTTACCCAAAGCTGCTTTTTCTGCCCACAATTAAATGACTAACCGTGCAGACATCCTATTACTTTTACAGATCTTACAAGCAAAACCCCACTCTTCTGTTCTCTGATTCCTTGTGCCATCCTTGCCCCGCCCCCCAGTTCATAAGGTGTTCCTGTCCACACGTTACAGTCACTGAGGGACAGGTGACCAGCAAACAGGGACCACCTGggtcctcctccctcccccctctgcactgacaagcacacacaaacatatttattCAGCTTGAAAATGAGATATAATCTGATCACAAATGAGGGCCTCCTTCTCGCCCTCTGTGTGCTGTCAACCAAAAGGACAATAACAGATAACAGAGTATTAATAACACAGTAAGAGGTAGGAAAATGGGGACAAATCCATATCAGTTTGTAACATTATTCTAAGTCAGTATTGGATTGTTGCAGTCAGGTAACACCCATCCATTTATCTGTGCAGGGCTGTGAAGCTCATCccagggttacttgtggttcctagagtctccAAAAGTAGAAGAGGAACTAGAGCATTCAGTTATCAAGTTCCATCTTCAGACGAGTCAGATGCCATCTGAGTGAGTAGGCTTGAAACGATTCTTTTTAATAAAGCTTGTAGTCAGGGCTGGCTCAGACTGGCCTCATTATGCTGCTACAGGCTGTAGATGACCAGGGGGCTTTCCATCACACTGTGggcttctctctccttcactgctCATTCATttcccattaatgcatgtcactaactcGGCTTCTTCCACgggttcccatggatcgtggttggactTCCTGCTGCGGTCCGGCTTGATGCAtacctttattattattagtcatGGTTCTATTACTTCTGTTATTATGGTTGATGCTGGAAATGATTccataaacagaaagaaactggAGGACAAACTCAAGGTGGTTAAGGCAttttaataaagacaaaaatcaaactgaagtATTCTGATGACTGAGATGGTAAACTTCTTATAATGTAATCAAACTCAAAAATCTCAGCTTGGTCAGCGGTTAAAGCCATTCTTACATTTTAATAAGGGACAATAATCATTCTTTAACAGGAAGTGTGATTATTCAGCTTTAACAGCTCACTGCAGCCCCATTACAGGTGAGGACTAAGACACTCTACACAAAACCcatgtgaaaaataattcaccttcaattaattttaatagaggtgatttgatttttaaaaagaaaaaacatctttgttcatttttcattcaacatCTGACATTTCTCATTTGggaatttgaaaacaaatgggCGAATAAACTTTATAAatcttttttcctccatctaCTAATGCTTCATACTCTTAAATTCCACGGTTCTGTTATAaaccctgagaataaagatgCACTCTGAGTCGGTGtttaaaaagagataaaaaaaacaaacaatcaattCCATCTCTTGTATATTTACTACATAGAGGCCATTCACCTGAGTACTATAGTGTGTACTGTTACAACATACGTTGTTTGGATTTGTCAGTACTTTGTCAGTACTCCAAACTCACTCCAGTTCGAGCAACCTTCAGATTTCTGAAAATCACGACACGCATTACTCTGTTTAgttcacaggcacacacacacacgtcatcaCACACCTCAGTGGCTCAACACAGCTTTTAAAGCGATGAAAATCTGCCTCTGAAAGCTTCTCTTTAAACAACATCCTTAGCGTTCacccacagagaaacaaaagtcCACTTGGTAATGGTGCGTTTATGGGCTGCTTGTGATCTTTGGCAGGGggtatttttttactttgctcTACATACCTCACATACCTTTCCTACAGCCAATGGCAGCTGCGGCTGTGTACAAACAACAGGAGTGAAATACCAAAGGTTAAAACCTGAACACTTTGCTGTAAACAAATTACCAACTCAGCAAACACTCAATAGGGATGTTTGCCTGGTTGGTAATCATCCAGTATATACGTACCCACTACAAAAAGGGATGTCACGAGGGCCCTCGACTGGGTCCTGCTTTGACCCCCCTCCTGTGCATTTAGGCTCTGTGTTGTAGAAGTTGCTTTAAATCCAACTGAAATAATATCTAACTTAGATTTAAACTtaaatgtactgtttttttattaatcacacttaattttattaatatatCCATATCTATCTATAAGCCATCTCTTTctctataaatatatatgaatatatatttgCTTAGAgaatactgaagttaatgagaGCTCCTCAGCTCACATTTGAGGTGACTCCATTAACAGTTAATTCAATCATGCCCACACTGGTTGCTTTATGTAAGATTTAGAGCATTGGGGCAAATTTAACTCCCCCAGCTTCAGTGTGTCATTACTGATGCAGTCATTTTTCTTACTGCCTCTTGGGAGTTCACATTTGTCAGTACTCATCCTGATGGTTAATGTCTGGTATAACCTAAAGTAATCAAGCCAGAGCACAGCCAGGGGGAATCATCACAGGGAAGTCTGCAGTTCAACCGTCCACAATCAACAACTGCTTCTAAACTCCATCCACCAAATTGTCTCTTCTACTTACAGAACTTAAAAgtggtttatttaattttaaaaacctTAATATATGAGTGGGTGCTTATGCCACATGTATAAAGTGTTACCAAAATGACTTCCAGACACTCTGGATGCCTGAAATGCCTGCTCCTCCATAAATATATGATCCTGATTTAAGTTCAGCCACagccacacccacacacacacaaacaaacaaccaacaaCGTCAGAGAAGAGAGTCCATGGCCTGTTTATGGTCCCaacaactttaaaataaagacacagacTGAGATTTGTGTCCAGTAGGGGCTGGACTGAACTATTACCaattataaatttaaaaaaatatgttttatttcttcaaaaTTCTAATCTAGAAAACAGCTCTTGGCACAACATAGACTGCACACTGATGATGTATTAACTGCTTGCTGAGTCACTGTAAAGGCACggtgtgtatgtacatgtgttaACACAGACTTTGGCTcaacagaacagaagacaaattATGGCTTAGCAAACAGAAATGAGGCATCTTTGCCATGGACAGCACCCTGCTTGTTGACAGCAATTAACAGCACTTTGAGGAACTTCCTGTCCTGCAGTTCATACTTGCTATGACGCTGAAGAACATCGGCGAGCTCTAACTCATCAAGAAGCtgcaacagaaacaagaaagcTTAAAgccaaacaggaaataaacagcaATAGCAAATAAAGGGTGATCAGAAGTTAAAACAAGATAAAGAGCGATAAGTGAGTCTGTCAGTCTCTACCTGTATGGATATCCGTGGTACTTGGCTCTGAAAATGGACAGCAGCCAGCTGAAGAACAGCATCACCAGACCAATACCTGCAACACACATAACTGACCCACAGAGTCAGTTTGGTGACCATTAAAActactgacaggtgaagtgaatgaaatgaatcatatcattacaatgcaatgttttgGCCCCGTCGTGTGGTGCACTCCATTCCTGCACTCCATACgcaggacccaaaggatccaacattaATGATAAACTGAAGCTTGTCCTTCATCATGTGGCAGTGCACACACTGGACAGGAGGGTTGACTGCATTTTGACTGCAAACAAGCCGCAAAGCCGAGAACGTCCTCgatctttctttctctggtaATTTCCCCTGCAACGCAGTGCATAACGGTGTAAAGAATTTTAAGCTATGCTCAACTGAATACAGGACAAAGACGATGTATTTGAATTTCACACTGACAAATTTGTTCCAAAAAAAAATTGGCaag containing:
- the igbp1 gene encoding immunoglobulin-binding protein 1, whose product is MADRETEDDVRQPSHSGAGPLKLSDLLDRGWKIFEEADSTNEPLGSESVQIKVKRGLNMLEEASRMVAQLDLFSRNEELDEIATADLKYLLLPALLGALTMKQTRQDKRLETVQAARAYFMDFLRRCKEYNVLPFELPKLTSENTSPEEASEDGFSALTSVPHSSDLVFMAAQRQAKIERYRQRKQLETRLSDVRRAVDSGQADDEVSRDFYLLNVKRWITVCLEEIESINQEEEILKKMGGLKQGPAKPPAQPARPPMKPFILTKDAVQARVFGHGYPSLPTMTVDDWYEQHRKRGGLPDQGIPRRIAVEEDTDAKEREEEEKEKKAENDDEESLLKARNWDDWKDSHRRGYGNRQNMG